In Anguilla rostrata isolate EN2019 chromosome 1, ASM1855537v3, whole genome shotgun sequence, a genomic segment contains:
- the she gene encoding SH2 domain-containing adapter protein E: MAKWFKDFPMTLKNGTDRIRSASESGSQTRAKPVSAAGKGTQRKNSGVEGISGGVGSLLSGRNRKNSSMDMGRNGTATSGVTKDVKVWDSLLPGKGRKNSKVETGLEEYRSLKTSTFAHTYISRLIKVDKQDKNQNYNSGTGGQVVPETEKATAASKTEALIILEDYADPFDAQKTREQREAEREGENDGYMEPYDAQQMITEIRRRGSKDLLSVKCVLLEGGEGAAEEGRPSPPLIYDTPYEGGVEGEVGGGWSPVTRPELDPRPPTDYELPWEWKKEQIVRVLSAQFEGIEHPPLTKEEPPHPTRQQQQHLRQKSLGQKILKSSPPPASSPSPTSEVETAKVDPTLPLEKQSWYHGCISRQEAESQLQSYKEASFLVRDSESGTSKYSIALKTSQGCVHIIVAQTKESGYTLDQSSCVFPSIPEVVHHYCAQRLPFNGAEHMTLQHPVPRPH; the protein is encoded by the exons ATGGCAAAGTGGTTCAAAGATTTCCCCATGACTTTGAAGAACGGTACCGACAGGATCCGCTCCGCATCAGAATCTGGCTCCCAGACCCGAGCCAAGCCCGTTTCGGCAGCTGGGAAAGGGACTCAGCGCAAAAATTCGGGAGTTGAGGGAATTAGTGGTGGGGTGGGCTCGCTCCTGTCCGGTAGAAATCGGAAAAATTCGTCTATGGATATGGGCCGGAACGGCACCGCCACCAGCGGTGTAACTAAAGACGTGAAAGTTTGGGATAGTTTACTTCCAGGCAAGGGTCGGAAAAATTCCAAGGTCGAGACAGGATTAGAAGAGTATCGTTCACTTAAAACGTCAACGTTTGCACATACCTACATCAGCAGGCTGATCAAGGTAGACAAACAAGACAAGAACCAAAACTACAATAGCGGTACTGGCGGTCAAGTGGTACCAGAAACAGAGAAAGCAACGGCAGCTAGCAAGACAGAAGCG CTGATCATTTTGGAGGACTACGCAGACCCCTTTGATGCACAAAAAACCCGGGAGCAGAGGGAGgccgagagagagggagagaacgacGGGTACATGGAGCCATACGACGCCCAGCAGATGattacag AAATACGACGCAGGGGATCAAAGGACCTGCTGAGTGTGAAGTGTGTCCtgctggaggggggagagggagccgcAGAGGAGGGCCGACCCAGCCCTCCCCTCATATATGACACCCCGTAtgaggggggagtggagggggaggtgggaggaggcTGGAGCCCGGTCACCCGGCCAGAGCTGGACCCCCGTCCCCCTACTGATTACGAGCTGCCCTGGGAGTGGAAGAAGGAGCAGATTGTGAGAGTCCTGTCAG CTCAGTTTGAGGGAATTGAGCACCCGCCCCTCACCAAAGaggaacccccccaccccacacggcagcagcagcagcacctgcgGCAAAAGAGCCTGGGCCAAAAGATCCTCaaatcctcccctccccctgcctcctctcccagccccacaTCCGAGGTGGAGACTGCTAAGGTTGACCCCACTCTGCCCCTGGAGAaacaaag CTGGTACCATGGCTGCATATCGCGGCAGGAGGCGGAGTCACAGTTGCAGTCCTATAAAGAGGCCAGCTTCCTTGTGAGGGACAGCGAATCAGGCACTAGCAAGTACTCTATCGCTCTCAA GACCAGCCAGGGCTGTGTGCACATCATCGTGGCTCAGACCAAAGAGAGCGGCTACACCCTGGACCAGAGCAGCTGCGTGTTCCCCAGCATCCCCGAGGTGGTGCACCACTACTGCGCCCAGCGGCTGCCTTTCAATGGGGCCGAGCACATGACCCTGCAGCACCCCGTGCCCCGacctcactga